DNA sequence from the Acidimicrobiales bacterium genome:
GCTTCGAGAGCTGCGTGCGACCGATGTGCTCGACGACGCGCCCAGCGGCCCAGCGGTGGAGGGAGATTGTGCTCTCGCTCACGTCGCCCGTCCTCGCCTCGCCCTCAACCCAGTCGGTGAGCTGTTGTTCGATCGTGCGCCGTGTCGGGTTCAGCCCGGCGTCTAGCTCCCGCTGTAGCGCCTTCAGCGCCTTCTTGGCGTCCGCCTCACTGCCTCGCACGTTGCGGCGGACGCGCCGCCCGTCCCTGCTCACCCGCACGGACCAGCGGTCGCCACTGCCGCTGATGCTGCCTTCGCCCCAGCCTCTTCTCGCTTTCGTCCTACGATTCGTCACTGTCAGTCCTCCTTGCAGGATCGGCCACGCCCCGGGGGTGTTGACCCACCTGCCGGGGCACTCGTCTGTCGCGAGCAGCGTAGCAAGATGGACTCCAAACTGGCATCTACGGGCCGAAACCGCAGCTAGGAGGCCTGTATGCCTTACCTGAGAGGTAATCGGGGTGCTCGAATCCGCGATCTCCCCCGCCGATCAGTGCCTGAAGGGTGCAGATCGGATCGGCTGCCCGTCCCTTCGGTCGTCGTTCAGGCGGCGGAGCGCTCGGCGACTGGCCGGCGACGCAGGCTCGCGCTCGAGATGGCCGGCGGCGTGTAGGCCACGTCGTTGCGGCCCGCATCGGTACCGGGCGGAGCGATCTCGTCGATCCGGTCGAGGACCTCGTCGTCGAGGGTGACATCGGCGCCGGCCAGCAGGTCGTCCAGCTGTTCCACGGTGCGCGGCCCGAGGATGGCGGAGGTGACGCCCGGGTGGGCGATCGCGAAGGCCATTGCGAGGTGGGTCATCGGCAGGCCGGCCTTCTCGGCGAGGGGGATGAGCTGTTCGACCACGTCGAGCTTACGCTCGTCGCTGAAGTGCTGGGGCCTGCCGCCGGACCGGTGGGTGTCGGTCTGCTGGCCCTTTCGGACTCGGCCGGTGAGCAGGCCCTGGCTGAGCGGGCTCCAGACCAGCGTGCCTATCCCGTAGCGCTGACAGATCGGCAGCACGTCGCGTTCGAGGCTCCGGTTGATGATCGAGTAGGGCGGCTGCTCGGTCCGGAAGCGCTCGAGGCCGCGCCGCTCGGCCACCCACAGCGCCTCGACGATCTCAGAGGCCGGGAAGGTCGACGTACCGATAGCGCGCACCTTGCCGCTGTGGATCAGGTCGGACAGGGCCGACAGAGTCTCCTCCACATCGACCGTCGGGTCGGGGCGGTGCACCTGGTAGAGGTCGAGGTGATCGGTCTGCAGGCGGCGCAGCGAGCTCTCGACTGCGGCGGTGATCCAGCGCCGTGAGTTGCCTCGGTGGTTCGGATCGTCGCCCATCGGGTAGTGCACCTTGCTGGCAAGCACGACGTTGTCGCGACGGCCCTCGAGCGCCTTGCCGACGATTTCCTCGGATTCGCCGTGGGAGTACACGTCGGCGGTGTCGACGAAGTTGATCCCTGCGTCCAGGGCCCTGTGGATGATCCGGATCGAGTCGTCGCGGTCGGGATTACCCCAGGCCCCGAACATCATGGCGCCCAGACAGTAGGAGCTGACCTCGATTCCGGTCCTGCCCAGCGTGCGGTAGTTCATGACTTCCCCCTTAGAGGTGTTGGTTGAGCGTTCGGTGAGCGTTTGGCCCCGTGGCCGGTTGCCGTGACGCCGACCAAACCCAGCGCAAGGGGCTCTGCTGATCGACGGGTTGCGCCTCACCGGTTGCGGTGACTCCATAAACCAACGGCGCGGCCACCGGGCCAGCAAGATGCACAATTCTTCCATGGCCCCGGTGCCGATCGCATCCGCCAGGTAGCCAGTTGACCGGGAAGGGCCAACCGGCAACGGAGTCGAATCGACGCCCGGCGGCAGGCCGGCTCGTCGCCCGTCCCCTTGCAGCAGGATGGACGTTGGGCCACCCGTCCGCGAGGCTGGGTACGACCACACGGGACTTCGTGGGGCGGAGCGAGGGAGCGAGCATGGCATTGGGGCGGCTTGTGTTGAGGGCGACGGTCGGGGGGCTGATGGTGGGTCATGGTCTCCAGAAGCTCAAGGGCAGCTTCGGTGGCCCCGGCCTCGAGGGCACCGAGCAGATGATGGGGTCGATCGGACTGCACCCCGCGAAGCACCAGGCCTGGGCCGCGGCCCTCAGCGAGACGATCGGCGGTGGCCTCACGGTCGCCGGTTTCCTCACTCCCCTGGGCCCGGCGATGATCATCGGGAGCCAGGCCGTGGCCATCCAAAAGGTGCATGCCAAGAATGGCGTCTGGATCACCGGCGGTGGCTACGAGTACAACGTGACGATCATCGCCGCCGCCCTGGCCCAGGCGTTCGATGGCGCCGGGCCGGTGTCGCTCGACGGCCTGTTCGGTAGGCAGCGCTCGGGGGTGGGGTGGGGGTTGGTGAGCCTGGTCCTCGGTCTCAGCGGAGCAGCCGTCACCTTGTCAGTGGCCGACAGGTTCAAGCCGGGTGAGAGCGACGCCACCGCCGCCGCCTCGA
Encoded proteins:
- a CDS encoding aldo/keto reductase encodes the protein MNYRTLGRTGIEVSSYCLGAMMFGAWGNPDRDDSIRIIHRALDAGINFVDTADVYSHGESEEIVGKALEGRRDNVVLASKVHYPMGDDPNHRGNSRRWITAAVESSLRRLQTDHLDLYQVHRPDPTVDVEETLSALSDLIHSGKVRAIGTSTFPASEIVEALWVAERRGLERFRTEQPPYSIINRSLERDVLPICQRYGIGTLVWSPLSQGLLTGRVRKGQQTDTHRSGGRPQHFSDERKLDVVEQLIPLAEKAGLPMTHLAMAFAIAHPGVTSAILGPRTVEQLDDLLAGADVTLDDEVLDRIDEIAPPGTDAGRNDVAYTPPAISSASLRRRPVAERSAA
- a CDS encoding DoxX family protein produces the protein MALGRLVLRATVGGLMVGHGLQKLKGSFGGPGLEGTEQMMGSIGLHPAKHQAWAAALSETIGGGLTVAGFLTPLGPAMIIGSQAVAIQKVHAKNGVWITGGGYEYNVTIIAAALAQAFDGAGPVSLDGLFGRQRSGVGWGLVSLVLGLSGAAVTLSVADRFKPGESDATAAASTTDAARA